A single region of the Nitrososphaerota archaeon genome encodes:
- a CDS encoding DUF5679 domain-containing protein, whose product MVQAYCVKCRTKRDIKNPQKITMKNGRPAMKGTCPVCGTKVFKIGA is encoded by the coding sequence ATGGTTCAAGCATATTGCGTCAAATGCCGAACTAAGAGAGATATCAAGAACCCGCAGAAAATCACCATGAAGAACGGAAGACCGGCCATGAAAGGAACCTGTCCGGTCTGCGGAACGAAAGTCTTCAAAATCGGCGCGTAA
- a CDS encoding 3'-5' exonuclease produces the protein MARSEIYISVDIEASGPIPGEYSMLSLGACVVGDVSKTFYREFKPITDKYTPEAIEVSGFSLEKLRETGVEHAVAMLDFENWITHVSGDNKPIFVGFNATFDWMFVAYYFHRFIGRNPFRISGLDIKAYYMGKFGTSWGDTAKSRMDKKFLSGKKHTHNALDDAVEQAEIFRKILEYMQ, from the coding sequence CGTCAGGCCCTATTCCCGGCGAGTACAGCATGCTTTCCCTTGGCGCCTGTGTTGTTGGAGACGTGTCCAAGACCTTCTACAGGGAGTTCAAGCCCATCACTGACAAGTATACTCCTGAGGCGATTGAGGTCAGCGGTTTTTCGCTGGAGAAATTGAGGGAAACAGGCGTCGAACATGCAGTGGCAATGCTTGACTTTGAGAACTGGATAACACATGTTTCCGGAGATAACAAGCCAATCTTCGTTGGCTTCAACGCAACTTTCGACTGGATGTTTGTCGCCTACTACTTCCACCGATTTATCGGGCGTAATCCCTTCAGAATAAGCGGGCTGGACATCAAGGCATACTACATGGGGAAGTTCGGAACAAGCTGGGGCGACACTGCGAAGAGCAGGATGGACAAGAAGTTTCTCTCCGGCAAGAAACATACGCACAACGCATTAGACGATGCAGTAGAGCAGGCAGAAATCTTCAGGAAAATATTAGAATACATGCAATGA
- a CDS encoding Lrp/AsnC family transcriptional regulator gives MKVDEIDAKLLTALTEDASISVPKLSKKIKVNPSVCYSRIKRLVRRGLIKKFTIVANEELLGHNVTALVGLNIDVKKREDILESIASLAEIREIEEVTGRFDIMVTVKARELDDLHNIVTKKIGNIDGIIRSETFIELKAQQKAPAFEAQA, from the coding sequence TTGAAAGTCGATGAGATTGACGCTAAATTATTGACGGCTCTTACTGAAGACGCCAGTATCTCTGTGCCTAAGCTGAGCAAGAAGATTAAGGTTAACCCCTCTGTCTGCTACAGCAGAATAAAACGACTTGTCCGTAGGGGCTTGATCAAAAAGTTCACAATAGTTGCGAACGAGGAACTTCTCGGACACAATGTCACAGCATTAGTAGGATTGAACATAGATGTGAAGAAGCGTGAGGATATTCTCGAAAGCATTGCCTCATTAGCAGAGATTAGAGAGATCGAGGAAGTCACCGGACGCTTCGACATAATGGTAACAGTCAAGGCACGCGAACTGGACGATTTGCACAATATCGTGACCAAGAAGATAGGCAATATCGACGGAATAATCAGAAGCGAGACATTCATCGAACTTAAGGCTCAGCAGAAAGCACCTGCATTCGAAGCGCAGGCATAG